The DNA region TTTAGTCTATCTTACTGCCCCAGAAAAATACGCCGCCATTATTAAAGATATAGAAGGTTGCCGCGAACGAGGTCAACCTGTACTTGTTGGTACCGTATCAATTGAGCAATCTGAGATTTTAGCTGAATTACTTAAAAAATCTAAAATTCCACACAATGTACTGAATGCCAAATTCCACGAAAGAGAAGCGGAAATTATTGCACAGGCAGGCCGTGTCGGTGCAGTAACAATTGCAACTAACATGGCTGGGCGTGGTACAGATATTGTACTAGGTGGTAACTGGAAAGTTGACATTGAAGCGCTAGTCAATCCAACCGATGAACAAATTGCCAAAATTCGCGCCGATTGGCAAATTCAGCATGACAAAGTGCTAGAGGCTGGTGGTTTACATATCTTGGGTACTGAACGTCATGAATCTCGTCGTATCGATAATCAGTTACGCGGTCGTGCTGGTCGTCAAGGGGATGCCGGTTCTTCGCGCTTTTACCTGTCTATGGAAGATAGCTTAATGCGTATTTTCGCATCAGACCGTGTATCAGGAATGATGAAAAAGTTAGGTATGGAGCATGGTGAAGCTATCGAACATCCTTGGGTCTCTCGTGCAATTGAAAATGCCCAACGTAAAGTAGAAGCTCGAAACTTTGATATTCGTAAACAATTACTTGAATACGATGATGTTGCAAATGACCAACGTCAGGTTGTCTATGCACAGCGTAACGAGTTAATGGATGCTGAAAGCATTAAAGAAACTATCCAAAATATTGAACAAGATGTGATTAGCGGAATTGTAGACCAATATATTCCACCGCAATCAATTGAAGAGCTCTGGGATATTCCTGGACTTGAACAACGTCTTGGTAATGAGTTTAATTTAAAGCTAACGATTCAAGAATGGTTAGATAAAGAAGAAGACTTACATGAAGAGACACTTCGTGAACGTATTGTTACGTCATGGAGTGATGCATATAAAGCTAAAGAAGAAATGGTCGGTGAACAAGTTTTACGCCAATTCGAAAAAGCGGTAATGCTACAAACATTAGATGGACTATGGAAAGAACATTTAGCGGCTATGGATCATTTGCGTCAAGGTATTCATTTACGGGGCTATGCACAAAAAAATCCGAAGCAAGAGTACAAGCGTGAATCGTTTGAGTTATTTCAACAATTGCTTGAAACACTCAAAAATGACGTGATAAGTGTACTCTCTAAAGTACAAGTTCAAGCACAGTCAGATGTAGACGAAATGGAACAACGTCGCCGTGAAGAAGAAGCAAAGATCCAGCTTGCTTATCAACACGCATCATCAGAAGCATTAAGTCATAATGATGAGCAGTCAGTTGAGGCTCCTCAGACCGTGATCCGCGAAGGGGAAAAGATAGGACGTAATGATCCTTGTCCCTGTGGTTCTGGTCAAAAATATAAGCAATGCCATGGTAAACTGAAATAACGTTTAGTTAACGATAGATATGACGTAAAAAAGGTAGCGATTAATCGCTACCTTTTTTATTTTTGATAACTCAAAACTGACTGATAAATTTACTATTGTGGATAACTTTGGGGGGTAAATAGTGTGTATTCTGTTGTTAACTAGCGAAAAGCATAAAAGATCATAAAAAGATCATTTTTCTGAACAAAATCACTTGCACTAAATCTTCAGCTGCCTATAATGCGCATCCACTGACACGGCATACAGCGAAAGCAAAACCGGTTAGTGTTATTAACAACTACTTAGTAGTGTTGATAACAGGCAAAAAGAAGTTTGAAAAAACACTTGACGCCATAAAGGGAATGCGTAAAATACGCACCCCTGACCTACTTAAACGGTCAACGCTCTTTAACAATTTATCAAGTAATCTGTGTGGACATTCACAGGTATTGAGTTATTCGAAATTGTCTTCTGTTCTTCGGAATGTTGGCAATCAAAAAATTTCAACTCAATGCAACGATGAATGTTCATAGCAATATGTAACAAGCATTTTATAGATTCTTCCGAGTTTATAGGGTGTAAATCAGAATTCATTGAGCCGAGATATTCCTAACAGAGTATTTCAAAAAACTTTAATTGAAGAGTTTGATCATGGCTCAGATTGAACGCTGGCGGCAGGCCTAACACATGCAAGTCGAGCGGTAACAGAGAGGAAGCTTGCTTTCTTTGCTGACGAGCGGCGGACGGGTGAGTAATGCCTAGGGATCTGCCCAGTCGAGGGGGATAACAGTTGGAAACGACTG from Shewanella polaris includes:
- the secA gene encoding preprotein translocase subunit SecA, whose translation is MLGKLLTKVFGSRNDRTLKSLGKIVTQINALEADYEKLSDEELKAKTAEFHNRLENGETLDSIMAEAFAVVREASKRVFDMRPFDVQLLGGMVLDSNRIAEMRTGEGKTLTATLPAYLNGITGKGVHVITVNDYLATRDAENNRPLFEFLGLSVGINIAGIGQIEKKAAYEADITYGTNNEFGFDYLRDNMAFSPQERVQRPLHYALIDEVDSILIDEARTPLIISGAAEDSSELYAKINLLIPSLIRQDKEDTEDYIGEGDYSIDEKGKQVNLTERGQEKVEVLLIEKGMLDEGDSLYSATNISLLHHVHAALRAHTLFEKDIDYIVQDDEVIIVDEHTGRTMPGRRWSEGLHQAVEAKEGVKIQNENQTLASITFQNYFRQYQKLAGMTGTADTEAFEFQHIYGLDTVVVPTNRPMVRNDMADLVYLTAPEKYAAIIKDIEGCRERGQPVLVGTVSIEQSEILAELLKKSKIPHNVLNAKFHEREAEIIAQAGRVGAVTIATNMAGRGTDIVLGGNWKVDIEALVNPTDEQIAKIRADWQIQHDKVLEAGGLHILGTERHESRRIDNQLRGRAGRQGDAGSSRFYLSMEDSLMRIFASDRVSGMMKKLGMEHGEAIEHPWVSRAIENAQRKVEARNFDIRKQLLEYDDVANDQRQVVYAQRNELMDAESIKETIQNIEQDVISGIVDQYIPPQSIEELWDIPGLEQRLGNEFNLKLTIQEWLDKEEDLHEETLRERIVTSWSDAYKAKEEMVGEQVLRQFEKAVMLQTLDGLWKEHLAAMDHLRQGIHLRGYAQKNPKQEYKRESFELFQQLLETLKNDVISVLSKVQVQAQSDVDEMEQRRREEEAKIQLAYQHASSEALSHNDEQSVEAPQTVIREGEKIGRNDPCPCGSGQKYKQCHGKLK